The following are from one region of the Alicyclobacillus fastidiosus genome:
- a CDS encoding NAD(P)-dependent oxidoreductase, with amino-acid sequence MKLGWIGLGNMGVPMVRNIVGAGIDVVAYNRTQRTLPVEGAQLVTALGDAVRDREVVVLMVSDVAAVRDILFAQGAAAQMAKGALVVNMSTIGVDETLALAQELRSLDLRFVDAPVLGSVKPAENGLLTVVAGGDAEDFDMLKPLFDAVAKAAFHIGPCGKGATMKLLVNAYLGVAVEALGECLTFGAENGLATALMLDVLQNSAVWSPMIAGKRDMLLEQAYDAQFALRHLTKDLGLAVRQASSVGAPMPAVDATLDAFRSAVDAGLGNRDMVAVIEYLKAQVRP; translated from the coding sequence GTGAAACTTGGCTGGATTGGACTGGGCAACATGGGCGTTCCGATGGTCCGCAACATCGTCGGGGCGGGCATTGACGTCGTCGCTTATAACCGGACGCAAAGGACGCTGCCCGTGGAGGGCGCGCAGTTGGTTACGGCGCTTGGCGACGCAGTGCGTGATAGAGAGGTCGTCGTCTTGATGGTTTCCGATGTGGCGGCGGTGCGCGATATCCTGTTTGCGCAAGGAGCGGCGGCGCAGATGGCGAAGGGTGCACTTGTCGTCAACATGAGTACCATCGGTGTGGACGAGACCCTCGCACTCGCGCAAGAGCTCCGTTCGCTTGACCTTCGCTTCGTCGATGCGCCTGTCCTCGGTTCCGTCAAACCGGCGGAGAACGGCCTGTTGACCGTAGTCGCAGGCGGCGACGCAGAGGACTTCGACATGCTCAAACCCCTCTTTGACGCCGTCGCGAAAGCGGCATTTCACATCGGGCCATGCGGCAAGGGCGCAACGATGAAGTTGCTTGTCAACGCCTACCTAGGCGTCGCGGTCGAAGCGCTCGGCGAGTGCCTTACGTTCGGTGCCGAGAATGGGCTTGCAACAGCGCTCATGCTCGACGTGTTGCAAAATAGTGCAGTGTGGTCGCCGATGATTGCGGGCAAGCGAGACATGTTGTTGGAACAGGCGTACGACGCGCAATTTGCCCTCCGTCATCTCACGAAGGACCTGGGACTCGCCGTTCGTCAAGCTTCGAGCGTAGGGGCGCCCATGCCTGCCGTGGATGCGACCTTGGACGCGTTCCGGTCCGCAGTCGACGCTGGGCTTGGCAACCGGGATATGGTGGCCGTGATCGAATATCTAAAGGCGCAAGTCCGCCCATGA
- a CDS encoding glycosyltransferase family 2 protein: MDLSIIIPSFNERDNIEPIVERIHSALGDEGIAYEIWFVDDSTDETVAVLARVESIDERVHVHHRTGARGLASAVVEGFERATGQYFIVMDADLQHPPELLPDIYGKLAEGTDIVIPSRFVSGGSDGGLGPLRKLVSWTARVIGQVALRRLRRISDCTSGFFGVHRNVVEGAPLDPIGWKILIEVLVKGRYRTVHELPYEFLARDAGESKMSLHEQWNYFRHLFRLVSQSPSDRRFFLFCAIGASGVVVNLVVLTILKYLLGIPDTGASVVASLVAMLSNYIWNDQITWRAAGKRKWNVKLPLFVGISLIGILVTTLVMNGLKQLGVPVPVGQAIGILVSTVWSYAMNNRLTWRDSDRAPREDVVVTREDRRIRSV; the protein is encoded by the coding sequence TTGGACCTGAGCATCATCATACCGTCGTTCAACGAACGGGATAACATTGAGCCCATCGTCGAACGGATTCACTCCGCGCTTGGCGACGAGGGGATTGCGTACGAAATTTGGTTTGTCGACGACAGCACCGATGAGACTGTGGCAGTCTTAGCGCGTGTGGAAAGCATAGATGAACGCGTTCACGTCCATCACCGAACAGGGGCACGTGGGCTGGCGAGCGCTGTGGTAGAGGGTTTTGAGCGAGCGACAGGTCAGTACTTTATCGTAATGGATGCCGATTTGCAGCATCCACCGGAGTTGTTGCCGGACATCTACGGCAAGCTCGCAGAGGGTACCGACATCGTGATTCCCAGTCGCTTTGTCAGTGGTGGCTCGGACGGGGGGCTCGGCCCGTTGCGAAAACTGGTGTCGTGGACGGCTCGGGTCATCGGTCAAGTAGCACTTCGCCGATTGCGGAGGATCTCCGATTGTACGAGTGGCTTTTTCGGTGTTCATCGCAATGTCGTCGAGGGGGCACCACTGGATCCGATTGGCTGGAAAATCCTGATCGAGGTACTCGTGAAAGGGCGCTATCGGACAGTACACGAGTTGCCGTACGAGTTTCTGGCGCGCGACGCAGGCGAGTCGAAGATGAGTCTTCACGAGCAGTGGAACTACTTCCGCCACCTGTTTCGACTCGTTTCGCAAAGCCCATCGGATCGACGGTTTTTCCTGTTTTGTGCGATAGGTGCAAGCGGCGTCGTCGTCAATTTGGTGGTATTGACCATTCTGAAGTACCTGCTTGGCATACCGGACACCGGGGCGTCCGTCGTGGCTTCGCTGGTCGCGATGCTCAGCAACTACATCTGGAATGATCAGATCACCTGGCGTGCGGCGGGGAAGCGCAAGTGGAATGTCAAACTTCCCCTGTTCGTCGGCATCTCTCTCATCGGCATCTTGGTGACGACGCTGGTGATGAATGGCCTGAAGCAGTTGGGTGTGCCCGTACCAGTGGGACAAGCCATCGGCATCTTGGTATCGACGGTCTGGTCGTACGCTATGAACAATCGATTGACCTGGCGCGATTCGGACCGCGCTCCGCGCGAGGACGTCGTCGTCACGCGCGAGGACAGGCGGATACGGTCTGTGTAA
- the cls gene encoding cardiolipin synthase translates to MIVIHLIYYLIFAVDLLTATVIIFLERQNAAVTWAWLMVLLFIPILGFFMYLLLGPHFGRIRMYRVQRRNRLAIEGLREYQKKRLEEGEIVYTDPDARNYQGLIYMNLVSSYGFFTQDNEVEIFTEGHQKFESLLRAIEAAEDHIHLEYYILRDDRLGQRLLNALVAKARSGVTVRLLYDAVGSAWTKPSFFQPLLRAGGYVATFFPSKIPYMNFRMNHRNHRKLAIIDGVYGYIGGFNIGDEYLGLDERFGEWRDTHLRVVGSCVLEMQAMFYLDWNFASKAKMPVSSRYFQIGDHHGDVGMQIVSSGPNSDAEQIRNAYIKMIHAGKDRIYIQTPYFVPDESLLTALKTAALSGVDVRIMLPSKPDHRVVYWASRFYLGELLTVGVKCYLYEKGFLHAKTVAVDGKIASVGTANIDIRSFKLNFEVNAMIYNTTTASRLMNIFEEDLQHCKELTMEEYRARPRLSKIAESCARLLSPIL, encoded by the coding sequence ATGATTGTCATTCATTTAATCTATTATCTGATTTTCGCCGTCGATCTCCTCACGGCCACCGTCATTATCTTTCTCGAGCGCCAGAACGCGGCGGTAACGTGGGCATGGTTAATGGTTCTCTTATTTATTCCAATCCTCGGTTTTTTCATGTACTTGCTGCTTGGCCCTCACTTTGGCCGCATTCGCATGTACCGAGTGCAACGGCGCAATCGGCTGGCGATTGAGGGGCTTCGAGAGTATCAGAAAAAACGTTTGGAAGAAGGGGAAATTGTCTACACGGATCCTGATGCGCGCAACTATCAGGGCCTGATTTACATGAATTTGGTCAGTAGCTATGGTTTTTTTACGCAAGATAACGAGGTGGAGATTTTCACAGAGGGGCATCAAAAATTTGAATCCTTGTTGCGGGCGATCGAGGCGGCCGAGGATCACATTCACTTGGAGTACTACATCCTACGGGATGACCGCTTGGGCCAACGGCTGTTGAATGCACTCGTGGCCAAAGCGCGATCCGGCGTCACCGTGCGCCTCTTGTACGACGCTGTAGGGAGTGCGTGGACGAAACCGTCGTTTTTCCAGCCGTTGCTTCGCGCCGGCGGCTATGTCGCTACGTTTTTTCCGTCTAAAATTCCCTACATGAACTTTCGTATGAACCATCGCAACCATCGGAAGCTGGCCATCATCGATGGCGTCTATGGCTATATTGGCGGGTTTAACATCGGCGACGAATATTTGGGGCTCGACGAACGGTTCGGCGAGTGGCGGGACACCCATTTACGGGTCGTCGGAAGTTGTGTTCTGGAAATGCAGGCGATGTTTTATTTGGATTGGAACTTTGCTTCGAAGGCAAAAATGCCCGTGAGTTCGCGATACTTTCAAATCGGAGACCACCACGGCGACGTCGGTATGCAGATCGTCTCGAGCGGCCCGAACAGCGACGCTGAGCAGATCCGCAACGCCTACATTAAAATGATTCACGCGGGCAAGGACCGGATCTACATCCAAACCCCGTATTTTGTGCCCGACGAGAGCTTGCTGACGGCGTTAAAGACGGCGGCGTTGTCGGGGGTGGACGTCCGCATTATGCTTCCGTCCAAGCCCGACCACCGCGTCGTGTATTGGGCATCAAGATTTTATCTTGGGGAATTGTTGACGGTAGGTGTAAAGTGCTATTTGTACGAAAAAGGCTTCTTGCACGCCAAAACCGTCGCGGTGGATGGGAAAATTGCGTCCGTAGGGACGGCCAACATCGACATACGCAGCTTTAAGTTGAATTTTGAAGTCAACGCGATGATTTACAATACGACCACGGCGTCGCGATTGATGAATATCTTCGAAGAGGATCTGCAGCACTGTAAAGAACTCACGATGGAGGAGTATCGGGCTCGACCTCGACTCAGCAAGATCGCAGAGTCTTGCGCACGACTGTTATCGCCTATCCTCTGA
- the ltrA gene encoding group II intron reverse transcriptase/maturase yields MRSHDEQRQQKTPQGTSSQEEAVKPQGTDTRGLSSSSAQVETPTCEGGTSLLEKVLERQNMLYALDRVELNKGAPGVDGVDVKSLRGYVVEHWASIRQQLLAETYKPQPVRRVEIPKSGGGKRGLGIPTVIDRLIQQALLQVLTPIFDPTFSEHSYGFRPGRKAHDAVLQAQKHIQAGYRWTVDMDLEKFFDRVNHDILMSRVARRVKDKRVLRLIRAYLNAGVMVNGIATRTELGTPQGGPLSPLLANILLDDFDKELERRGHKFVRYADDCNIYVKSRRAGDRVKASLTRYLEDNLKLKVNRGKSAVDRPWKRKFLGYSFLSHKRAPIRLADKTIERFKDRVREITNRTRSVSLQERVRQLNAYILGWVAYFRLAEMKRHCERFDEWIRRRLRMCIWKQWKRVRTRIRELRALKQPEWVVLMMANARRGSWEMARNLNNAMDKTYFEELGLRSIQERFLQLRSAS; encoded by the coding sequence ATGCGTTCGCATGACGAGCAACGACAGCAGAAAACTCCGCAAGGAACCTCGAGTCAGGAGGAAGCGGTGAAGCCGCAAGGGACTGATACGCGAGGGCTCAGTTCGTCGTCGGCACAAGTAGAGACCCCAACCTGCGAAGGCGGTACATCCTTGCTGGAAAAGGTGCTAGAGCGACAAAACATGCTCTATGCCCTAGACAGGGTCGAGTTGAACAAGGGAGCGCCGGGTGTAGATGGTGTAGACGTAAAATCCTTACGAGGTTACGTCGTCGAACACTGGGCTAGCATTCGCCAGCAGTTGCTCGCGGAGACCTACAAACCGCAACCAGTCAGACGGGTCGAAATCCCGAAATCCGGAGGCGGGAAGCGGGGATTGGGAATCCCAACCGTGATTGACCGACTCATCCAGCAAGCGCTACTCCAAGTGCTAACACCCATTTTCGATCCGACATTCAGCGAGCACAGCTACGGTTTCCGCCCTGGGCGGAAAGCGCATGATGCAGTACTCCAGGCACAAAAGCACATCCAAGCGGGCTACCGATGGACGGTAGACATGGACTTGGAGAAATTCTTTGACCGCGTGAACCACGACATCTTGATGTCGCGGGTAGCACGTAGGGTGAAGGACAAGCGAGTGCTGAGGCTGATACGGGCGTATCTGAATGCAGGTGTCATGGTGAACGGGATTGCAACAAGAACAGAGCTGGGAACACCGCAGGGTGGACCGCTCAGCCCGTTACTCGCAAACATTCTGCTCGACGACTTTGACAAAGAGCTGGAACGGCGAGGACACAAGTTCGTCCGATACGCCGATGATTGCAATATCTATGTCAAAAGCCGTCGCGCCGGAGACCGCGTGAAGGCATCCCTGACAAGGTACTTGGAGGACAACCTGAAACTCAAAGTAAATCGGGGCAAGAGTGCAGTAGACAGACCGTGGAAGCGAAAGTTTCTAGGGTACAGTTTTCTGTCACATAAACGCGCCCCGATACGACTAGCAGACAAAACGATTGAGCGATTCAAAGACCGCGTTCGAGAAATCACGAATCGAACGAGAAGTGTGTCTTTGCAAGAACGAGTGCGCCAACTGAATGCCTATATCCTAGGATGGGTGGCATATTTTCGACTTGCTGAAATGAAGAGACACTGCGAACGATTCGATGAATGGATACGACGAAGATTGCGGATGTGCATATGGAAACAGTGGAAGCGGGTACGAACAAGAATCCGCGAACTGCGTGCACTGAAGCAACCCGAATGGGTTGTACTCATGATGGCAAACGCTCGACGCGGAAGTTGGGAAATGGCAAGAAACTTAAACAACGCCATGGACAAAACATACTTTGAGGAACTTGGTCTGCGGAGTATACAGGAGAGGTTCTTGCAACTTCGTAGTGCTTCATGA
- a CDS encoding MarR family transcriptional regulator, producing the protein MQLNELENLDQVRRLDNILERLFRAMKAHGGIETGLTTTQLFVMRYLSYKDDVKSSDIARMAGLSPGAITQVCDELVRLGYVERTRSKDDRRVVFVTLTEEGRAKVKAWLARRAVRLSQLLDKMGRKDADALTELLERLVNVVETEPIE; encoded by the coding sequence ATGCAGTTGAACGAGCTAGAAAACCTCGACCAGGTGCGGAGACTGGACAATATTCTCGAACGGCTGTTTCGTGCTATGAAAGCTCATGGCGGGATCGAGACTGGGCTCACGACTACCCAATTGTTCGTCATGCGATATCTGTCCTACAAGGATGACGTGAAATCATCCGATATTGCCCGCATGGCTGGTTTAAGCCCTGGTGCGATCACGCAAGTCTGCGACGAATTAGTGCGGTTGGGGTACGTCGAGCGGACGAGATCGAAGGACGATCGCCGGGTCGTCTTTGTCACGCTGACGGAGGAGGGGCGTGCCAAGGTGAAGGCCTGGTTGGCGCGCCGCGCCGTACGCCTCAGTCAGTTGCTGGACAAGATGGGTCGAAAAGACGCCGACGCCTTGACGGAACTGTTGGAGAGGCTCGTAAATGTGGTGGAGACGGAACCCATAGAATAG
- a CDS encoding Gfo/Idh/MocA family oxidoreductase, whose product MKVGMIGLGDIARKAYLPVVGCRGELDLFICTRNSARLEEIGCAFRIPREHRFLRVQDMVAAGVEAVFVHTATEAHVEIVSYLLERGIHVYVDKPIDSTFACSEQIVQLANRRGLVLMVGFNRRYAPLYRAIYDRGKPDLVIMQKNRVNLPGSVRSVIFDDFIHVVDTLLFLLGSESCEVQVRHRRSNGQLSMVVVTLTTGERTAIGVMNRDSGISEEILEAMMGHDKFRVADLRETTQYSLGQERTQRIGDWTSVGVARGFEAIVDAFLSRVRASRDGRDAGNDSLDLMTHRVCEDIVAQIEAGGTEE is encoded by the coding sequence GTGAAAGTCGGGATGATTGGTTTAGGCGATATCGCGCGCAAAGCGTACCTCCCGGTGGTTGGTTGTCGGGGAGAACTTGACCTGTTCATTTGTACGCGCAATTCCGCTCGTCTCGAGGAGATTGGGTGCGCATTTCGAATTCCGCGCGAACATCGGTTTCTGAGGGTTCAGGACATGGTCGCGGCGGGTGTCGAAGCCGTTTTTGTACATACTGCAACAGAGGCGCACGTCGAGATCGTATCTTATTTGCTGGAGCGCGGGATTCACGTGTACGTGGACAAGCCGATCGACAGTACATTCGCTTGCAGTGAGCAAATCGTTCAACTGGCCAATCGGCGAGGGCTCGTTCTCATGGTGGGATTTAATCGCCGCTATGCCCCGCTTTATCGCGCCATCTACGACCGAGGGAAACCAGACTTGGTCATCATGCAAAAGAATCGGGTGAACCTTCCGGGCTCTGTCAGAAGTGTCATCTTTGACGACTTTATCCACGTGGTGGACACTCTGTTGTTTCTCCTTGGAAGTGAGTCGTGTGAGGTTCAGGTGCGGCATCGGCGCTCCAACGGCCAACTGTCGATGGTCGTGGTCACCCTCACCACGGGAGAGCGCACGGCTATCGGCGTGATGAATCGGGATAGCGGGATCTCTGAGGAGATCCTTGAGGCGATGATGGGACACGACAAGTTTCGAGTCGCGGATCTTCGCGAAACCACTCAGTATTCACTGGGGCAAGAGCGGACGCAGCGCATCGGCGATTGGACCAGCGTCGGCGTGGCACGTGGATTTGAAGCGATAGTGGATGCATTTCTTAGTCGGGTCAGAGCGAGCAGGGACGGGCGAGACGCTGGCAACGATTCGTTGGATCTGATGACACACAGAGTCTGCGAGGACATCGTTGCACAAATTGAAGCAGGCGGGACGGAGGAATAG
- a CDS encoding aldose epimerase codes for MYTVRSYHDEFEIYEIRDDDTGCWFNIAPERGAIVTSLGLAGKELLYLDEATFRDKQANVRGGIPILFPISGQLEAGKYTLDEQSFAMANHGVARTSAWTVRGVTEEGSRGAIALQLESSPQTRQSYPFDFELLFDFVLENGTFTIDQRYRNSSSQPMPMYAGFHPYFRSPEKKLHYTTDATQYLDYNDMNVYPFDGFVDMEKRVESVVFLDAMKPRIAFEVPDQTKIELTYGSEFKYVVLWTVAGRDFICVEPWMAKNQALNTGEGLVFVEPGGELHTHMSIRQLPSV; via the coding sequence ATGTACACAGTACGGTCGTACCACGACGAGTTTGAAATCTACGAGATACGCGATGACGACACGGGATGTTGGTTCAACATCGCGCCGGAACGTGGGGCGATTGTCACATCGCTCGGATTGGCGGGCAAGGAACTCCTTTATTTAGACGAAGCTACGTTTCGCGACAAGCAGGCGAACGTGCGAGGCGGGATTCCGATTCTGTTCCCGATATCTGGGCAGCTCGAGGCTGGCAAATACACGCTCGACGAGCAGTCCTTCGCGATGGCGAACCACGGTGTGGCGCGCACGAGCGCCTGGACGGTTCGCGGGGTCACTGAAGAAGGGTCTCGTGGGGCGATCGCGCTCCAATTGGAGAGCAGTCCACAGACGCGGCAGTCATACCCGTTCGATTTCGAGCTCCTGTTTGATTTCGTGCTCGAGAATGGGACGTTTACGATCGACCAGCGGTATCGGAATAGCTCTAGCCAACCGATGCCAATGTATGCGGGATTTCACCCGTACTTCCGCTCGCCAGAGAAGAAGCTTCATTACACCACCGACGCGACCCAATACCTCGACTACAACGATATGAATGTATATCCGTTCGACGGCTTCGTCGACATGGAAAAGCGCGTCGAGTCGGTCGTGTTTTTAGATGCCATGAAGCCGCGCATTGCGTTTGAGGTGCCCGACCAGACCAAGATTGAACTCACGTATGGCAGCGAGTTCAAATACGTCGTTCTGTGGACCGTGGCTGGGCGAGATTTTATCTGCGTCGAACCGTGGATGGCCAAAAATCAGGCGTTGAATACCGGGGAAGGTTTAGTTTTTGTCGAGCCCGGTGGCGAGTTGCACACACACATGTCCATCCGCCAATTACCTTCGGTGTGA
- a CDS encoding VTT domain-containing protein, whose product MASQIRQFLTDWRTLSMIGAGVVMVGVLLYLDRHHKVSQLIRSWGAIGIIIAIILMLVWCLTPIPSEGLLVIFLRVYGVAWGTAYAYLGSTLSAILIFFIARHFTKIWLSRAASHERFEQVNRWVKDWGSLGLLIARMLPVPAFVVNYVAGMVPAINLWNYLWTAVVAIFPYYLGVALVFQGVFGNWIYILVGVIPLAMVGLVGLLVRRRAQRNVEMHRRFSR is encoded by the coding sequence GTGGCCTCTCAAATCAGACAGTTTCTGACCGACTGGCGCACCCTGTCCATGATCGGCGCCGGCGTCGTCATGGTGGGGGTGCTACTGTACCTAGACAGACACCACAAAGTGTCACAACTGATCAGATCCTGGGGTGCTATCGGCATTATCATCGCTATTATTCTCATGTTGGTCTGGTGCTTGACGCCGATCCCCTCAGAAGGGCTGTTGGTGATCTTTCTTCGGGTGTACGGCGTGGCCTGGGGGACCGCGTATGCGTATCTCGGTTCGACGCTTAGCGCCATCCTGATCTTCTTTATCGCGCGTCATTTCACAAAAATCTGGTTGTCAAGAGCGGCATCGCACGAACGGTTTGAACAGGTGAATCGTTGGGTCAAAGATTGGGGGAGTCTAGGGTTGTTGATCGCCCGTATGCTCCCAGTTCCCGCGTTCGTCGTCAATTACGTAGCGGGCATGGTGCCGGCAATCAATTTGTGGAATTATTTATGGACGGCCGTGGTGGCGATTTTTCCCTACTACCTCGGCGTCGCACTGGTGTTTCAAGGCGTGTTTGGCAACTGGATCTACATCCTCGTGGGTGTGATTCCGCTCGCCATGGTCGGGCTCGTCGGGCTGCTCGTCCGGCGTCGCGCGCAGCGCAATGTAGAGATGCATCGCAGGTTTTCCAGATGA
- the rpiA gene encoding ribose-5-phosphate isomerase RpiA, with protein sequence MASEHKRAAGERALDYVKDGMVLGLGTGSTVYYTLQKLGRLVQEGLNIQGIPTSKATEEMARELKIPLTDFVRHPVLDITIDGADAVTPKLELIKGGGGALLREKLVASASKRMIVIIDESKQVESFDNLDIPVEVIPFAVETTVERIRALGGTPVLRERGESLFVTDNGHYIVDVKFPSVVDVAGLHDTLKRLTGVVETGLFPDLASHVIVGTEHGVRELDR encoded by the coding sequence ATGGCAAGTGAGCACAAACGTGCAGCTGGCGAGCGTGCGCTCGATTACGTAAAGGACGGGATGGTCCTCGGTTTAGGGACGGGATCGACCGTGTATTACACCCTTCAGAAACTCGGCCGCTTGGTTCAGGAAGGGTTGAACATCCAAGGGATCCCGACCTCGAAGGCGACTGAGGAAATGGCGCGGGAGCTAAAGATTCCCTTGACCGACTTCGTACGCCATCCTGTACTTGACATCACCATCGATGGTGCCGATGCGGTCACGCCGAAATTGGAGCTGATCAAGGGCGGCGGCGGCGCGCTGTTGCGCGAGAAACTCGTGGCGAGTGCGTCGAAGCGCATGATTGTGATTATCGATGAAAGCAAACAAGTCGAGTCCTTCGACAACCTCGACATCCCTGTCGAAGTCATTCCGTTCGCCGTGGAAACGACGGTGGAACGTATTCGTGCGCTCGGTGGAACGCCTGTGCTTCGGGAACGAGGGGAGTCGCTGTTCGTGACTGACAATGGGCACTACATTGTCGACGTGAAGTTCCCGTCTGTCGTCGACGTAGCGGGCCTCCACGATACCCTAAAACGGTTGACGGGCGTCGTGGAAACGGGTTTATTTCCAGATTTGGCGAGTCACGTCATCGTCGGAACCGAACACGGCGTGCGAGAACTCGACCGCTAG
- a CDS encoding HAD family hydrolase: protein MRPAVFLDRDGVINDHRRYVNEPADFYLFPSAPGAIASLNAAGMFVGVVTNQGGIGLGYMTEDALGEIHKKMTTELEATGARLDDIVYCPHAPKSGCRCRKPKPGMIELLVQRHDLDVLRSYMVGDRDVDMLAGRAAGCKTVFVGDGSLPERVKPDVHVRDIAAAAEWILRDAGRTSPSYCSE, encoded by the coding sequence ATGAGGCCGGCTGTCTTTCTCGATCGCGACGGCGTCATCAACGACCACCGACGCTACGTCAACGAGCCAGCTGACTTTTACCTGTTTCCCAGTGCTCCGGGGGCCATCGCGTCGTTGAATGCGGCGGGTATGTTTGTCGGTGTGGTTACGAATCAGGGCGGTATTGGTCTAGGTTACATGACAGAGGACGCACTTGGCGAGATACATAAGAAAATGACGACAGAACTCGAAGCTACCGGTGCGCGTTTGGACGACATCGTGTACTGCCCGCACGCTCCAAAGTCAGGGTGCCGTTGTCGGAAACCGAAACCGGGTATGATCGAGCTACTGGTACAACGCCACGACTTGGACGTTTTAAGATCGTATATGGTGGGCGATCGCGATGTCGACATGTTGGCCGGACGCGCCGCGGGTTGTAAGACGGTGTTTGTGGGCGACGGCTCACTCCCTGAGCGGGTCAAACCGGATGTGCACGTGCGAGATATCGCGGCGGCGGCAGAATGGATTTTGCGCGACGCAGGACGGACTTCACCTTCATACTGTAGTGAGTGA
- a CDS encoding oligosaccharide flippase family protein, translated as MAKQSFMHGAIVLAAAGGTTKMMGMMIQVVIARELGAQGFGLFQTINPIFFMLLTISTLALPAALSKVIAENLALGNVAKVRRALWVAHITVIVLSLTVCLGAIAFAPEISNRWLDPRGFLPLVGAILRIPVVCLSSVMSGYYMGTQNQGPPAAAWIIETAVRTLVTIPLILALNPHGIGYGALAVMIGAGIGELAGYLYMLWRYLTRDKRLLIQVAPAVNTLARAKGTIRDLVEVALPTTVTNLCGIVAYAAEPVIIYIAFAHIGIARTQATALYGSFGMAAELLFLPTVLSSSISSVVIPAVSEAAAMRNQRLVSRRLNQVIQATFMIALPATVFFILSGHDLAHSLYKDHLAGALLAYLAPTCAFIYILDPLSAILQGLNKALLSTVVTMFTSCIRMICIYYFVGHAGQGIFGVATSLAISGIVATFLSLYFLRELVSMSINFLGLAKLVIATGLAAIPIHEIQSAFAAADPLLQVTASLLLGSAVYLLAILYLRVLPIRTIHNIPWVGPTIVKALLHMPFVS; from the coding sequence ATGGCAAAACAATCGTTTATGCACGGAGCCATCGTTCTGGCAGCCGCGGGTGGTACGACCAAAATGATGGGGATGATGATTCAAGTCGTCATCGCTCGGGAACTCGGCGCACAAGGTTTTGGCCTATTCCAGACGATTAATCCGATCTTTTTTATGCTCCTGACAATATCCACGCTCGCCCTGCCCGCTGCACTGTCGAAGGTGATCGCTGAAAACTTGGCGCTCGGGAACGTTGCGAAAGTTCGGCGCGCACTGTGGGTGGCGCATATCACTGTCATTGTTTTGTCGTTGACCGTATGTCTTGGTGCGATTGCATTCGCACCCGAAATCAGCAACAGGTGGCTCGACCCCAGGGGATTTCTGCCCCTCGTCGGAGCCATTCTGCGTATCCCTGTGGTCTGTCTGTCCTCCGTCATGAGCGGATATTATATGGGCACACAGAACCAGGGCCCCCCCGCTGCCGCCTGGATCATCGAGACAGCCGTGCGCACCCTCGTGACCATCCCGTTGATTTTGGCACTAAATCCGCATGGCATCGGGTACGGTGCGCTAGCGGTGATGATCGGTGCAGGCATCGGCGAATTAGCCGGTTATCTATACATGTTATGGCGGTATCTGACGCGGGATAAACGACTTCTGATACAAGTCGCACCGGCGGTTAATACACTCGCGCGGGCCAAGGGAACGATTCGCGATCTCGTCGAAGTCGCCCTGCCAACGACCGTCACCAACCTGTGTGGCATCGTCGCATACGCCGCAGAGCCAGTGATCATCTATATCGCCTTCGCGCACATCGGCATCGCCCGGACACAAGCGACGGCGCTCTACGGGTCGTTTGGGATGGCTGCAGAACTATTATTTTTGCCAACGGTGCTGTCGTCGTCGATTTCGTCGGTGGTCATCCCAGCCGTGTCCGAGGCGGCTGCCATGCGAAATCAACGGCTCGTCAGTCGCCGTCTCAACCAAGTCATTCAAGCAACATTTATGATCGCCCTACCGGCAACCGTATTCTTCATCCTTTCCGGACACGATCTCGCCCATTCCCTGTACAAGGACCACCTAGCGGGCGCCCTGCTGGCTTACCTTGCGCCGACGTGCGCATTTATCTACATTCTCGATCCACTTTCCGCCATTCTACAGGGGCTGAACAAAGCACTGTTGTCGACGGTGGTGACCATGTTCACGAGTTGCATCCGGATGATTTGCATCTATTACTTCGTCGGTCATGCAGGTCAGGGGATTTTCGGCGTCGCCACGTCCCTCGCCATCAGTGGCATCGTCGCAACGTTCTTAAGTTTGTACTTCCTGCGCGAACTCGTCTCCATGTCCATCAACTTTTTGGGCCTGGCCAAGCTGGTCATCGCCACCGGACTAGCCGCTATCCCGATCCACGAGATTCAGAGTGCCTTTGCCGCGGCCGATCCACTCCTGCAAGTCACGGCGAGTTTATTGCTCGGATCCGCCGTTTACTTGTTAGCCATTCTCTACCTGAGGGTGCTGCCTATCCGGACTATCCATAATATCCCATGGGTTGGACCCACGATTGTGAAAGCTCTCTTGCATATGCCGTTTGTCTCCTGA